One Nitrospira sp. genomic region harbors:
- a CDS encoding DEAD/DEAH box helicase gives MPVWNPISRLCLPEVRHAPPLSTRKQLPAQAPIPAVMEPAISLASWLEGIGVPTPQPFVPDPWQTEALSAVSATDVVISVPTGSGKTYVAVEAARRAMEDNRTVIYTSPLKALSNTKYTEFSRLFGSEKVGILTGDRQENGQAPLLIMTTEILRNLLYDAASGEIDVRLDTLGLVILDESQYLADPERGVVWEETIIFCPSQARLLLLSASIGNPQDIADWLTSIRPTTCRLVRHSKRTVPLRAGYLHPNGKLTPLFRTQGIPYGHPSQLNPEAKRLFVEYEEETLPSGRSRR, from the coding sequence GTGCCGGTCTGGAATCCGATCTCCAGGCTCTGCTTGCCCGAGGTGCGACACGCCCCTCCACTCAGCACCCGGAAGCAACTACCCGCGCAAGCACCGATCCCAGCGGTGATGGAACCAGCTATCTCACTCGCCAGTTGGTTGGAAGGCATCGGTGTACCGACTCCACAACCGTTCGTGCCGGACCCGTGGCAGACCGAGGCCCTCTCAGCGGTGAGTGCAACCGACGTCGTGATCAGCGTGCCCACGGGAAGCGGCAAGACCTACGTCGCAGTGGAAGCAGCCCGCCGCGCCATGGAGGACAATCGCACCGTCATCTACACCTCCCCACTTAAGGCGTTGTCCAACACAAAATATACGGAGTTTTCACGGCTCTTCGGGTCGGAGAAAGTCGGCATTCTCACCGGCGACCGGCAAGAGAACGGCCAGGCTCCGTTGCTGATCATGACGACAGAAATTCTCCGCAATCTGCTCTACGATGCAGCCAGCGGAGAAATCGATGTCAGGTTGGACACGCTGGGGCTGGTGATTTTGGATGAGTCGCAATATCTGGCCGATCCTGAGCGTGGAGTCGTGTGGGAAGAGACCATCATCTTTTGCCCATCACAGGCAAGACTCCTGTTGCTCTCCGCTTCGATCGGGAATCCTCAGGACATTGCCGATTGGCTGACCTCGATCCGGCCTACGACATGCCGTCTGGTACGGCATAGCAAGCGGACAGTCCCGCTCAGAGCGGGCTATCTCCATCCCAACGGGAAACTGACGCCGTTGTTCAGGACGCAGGGCATCCCCTACGGACACCCGAGCCAACTCAATCCTGAGGCTAAGCGCCTGTTCGTGGAATACGAAGAGGAAACCCTGCCGTCAGGACGTTCGAGACGGTAG
- a CDS encoding PEP-CTERM sorting domain-containing protein encodes MHTIPEPASVLLVGLALLGLGVWSRRALKTQS; translated from the coding sequence ATGCACACAATTCCGGAACCGGCGTCTGTTCTCTTGGTGGGCCTGGCATTGCTCGGACTTGGTGTGTGGAGTCGGCGAGCATTGAAGACTCAGAGCTAA
- a CDS encoding transposase → MARPSYTKGQMKVALSKLSAGRSVSDVSREDGIPQRTLYRWRARLTMSPRPTTEQLRVLEAEHRRLQRQFAELALDHSTLRAALLKDVKGEC, encoded by the coding sequence ATGGCCAGACCTAGCTATACAAAAGGTCAGATGAAAGTGGCACTCTCTAAGTTGAGTGCCGGTCGATCTGTCAGCGATGTCTCTCGTGAGGATGGGATTCCCCAGCGGACGCTCTACCGGTGGCGTGCGAGGCTTACCATGAGCCCGAGGCCGACCACAGAGCAGTTGCGTGTTTTGGAAGCTGAACATCGTCGGCTGCAACGACAATTTGCGGAGCTTGCGCTGGACCATTCGACGCTCAGGGCAGCCTTACTGAAGGACGTCAAAGGAGAGTGTTAG
- a CDS encoding UpxY family transcription antiterminator, producing the protein MTATSGVQLVVEERNATAPAEDRCWYAIQTHSRHEKPVRDRLMAGGIEPFLPLSKQRRQWSDRKVWTTVPLFHGYCFARFSLSDSLVVLKTPGVARIVGVSKPEPIQEEEITALQQVSSANRMMEPCDYLIEGKWVEVVQGPLTGLRGQLIRRTKHHGLVIRASLIQQAALVYIEADEVAPIH; encoded by the coding sequence GTGACTGCTACCAGTGGAGTGCAATTGGTTGTAGAGGAAAGAAACGCGACCGCCCCGGCTGAGGATCGTTGCTGGTACGCGATACAGACACATTCTCGTCATGAAAAGCCTGTGCGTGACCGGCTCATGGCAGGAGGCATAGAGCCGTTTCTCCCTTTGAGTAAACAACGTCGGCAGTGGTCAGACCGCAAGGTGTGGACAACGGTGCCCTTGTTTCATGGCTATTGTTTCGCAAGGTTTTCGCTGAGTGATAGCCTCGTGGTCCTCAAAACCCCGGGTGTCGCCCGTATCGTTGGTGTGTCGAAACCAGAACCGATACAGGAGGAGGAAATTACGGCCCTCCAACAAGTCTCGTCGGCGAATCGCATGATGGAACCATGCGATTACCTTATTGAAGGCAAGTGGGTGGAGGTGGTGCAGGGGCCGCTCACAGGGTTACGCGGACAGCTCATCAGACGAACCAAACATCATGGGTTGGTGATCCGAGCCTCTCTCATTCAGCAAGCCGCGCTTGTCTATATCGAGGCCGATGAAGTTGCGCCGATTCACTAA
- a CDS encoding response regulator transcription factor: MAKVNAQVSLRTVAIISGQYVVWLGLKSILEHSRTMRVVGEPVQRDGNQTLLTQYRPDIVILDTETERDAIGTIQQIQECSPTSKLVVWSPPAVVLATIETLSPSPDNGTCMGNNVGGPLDLQASILERYDSREQATPWPDALTEREREVIQLVGQGMSNKDIAYRLSIANSTVRHHLTSIFDKVGVPNRQKLLLHTHHLRFPPV, translated from the coding sequence ATGGCTAAGGTAAATGCGCAGGTTTCACTCCGAACCGTCGCGATTATCAGTGGCCAGTATGTCGTCTGGCTAGGCTTAAAGAGTATCCTTGAACACTCCAGGACCATGCGTGTTGTGGGAGAGCCGGTCCAGCGGGACGGAAATCAAACACTCCTCACACAGTATCGGCCTGACATCGTTATTCTGGACACCGAAACCGAACGAGACGCCATCGGAACCATCCAACAGATCCAAGAGTGCTCTCCCACCAGTAAGCTCGTAGTTTGGAGTCCCCCGGCGGTTGTGCTGGCCACAATCGAAACCTTATCCCCTTCACCAGACAACGGGACCTGCATGGGGAACAATGTTGGAGGGCCGTTGGATCTCCAAGCGTCTATCCTGGAAAGGTACGATTCGAGGGAACAGGCCACGCCGTGGCCTGACGCGCTTACCGAGCGTGAACGAGAAGTTATCCAACTTGTCGGCCAAGGGATGTCAAACAAGGATATTGCTTATCGCTTATCCATCGCTAACAGTACCGTCCGCCACCACCTTACCAGTATCTTCGACAAAGTCGGCGTGCCGAATCGACAAAAACTTCTACTCCACACTCATCATTTGCGTTTCCCACCGGTCTAA
- a CDS encoding cytochrome c, with product MTMRNVIMGVVLSLTLILVVGAHVLAVQTDTDSQGGDDVRGNVLYSQHCAGCHGLKGQGDGYMMLGPDPANLTRPSTARKSDMVLLETIHEGKPNMPSWKRLLSEEESRAVLAYVRTLAK from the coding sequence ATGACAATGCGAAACGTGATCATGGGAGTTGTGTTGAGCCTCACTCTTATCCTTGTGGTGGGAGCGCATGTGCTCGCGGTTCAGACGGATACCGATTCTCAAGGTGGGGACGATGTCAGAGGAAACGTACTTTATTCTCAGCATTGCGCAGGCTGTCATGGACTAAAGGGTCAAGGAGACGGGTACATGATGCTGGGACCAGACCCGGCGAATCTCACGAGACCGTCGACCGCGCGAAAGTCTGACATGGTGTTGCTGGAAACCATTCATGAAGGAAAACCCAACATGCCGTCCTGGAAGCGTCTTTTGTCGGAAGAGGAGAGCCGAGCTGTGTTGGCCTACGTCCGGACGCTGGCGAAGTAG
- a CDS encoding CusA/CzcA family heavy metal efflux RND transporter, with protein MLEEKVIGEAELQRRHAELLSIQAEANESRDRLKLLGMSVDELRRLDRSREIRSVVPIVAPFAGRIIGRNLTRGEVVETTENLFVIADLSEVWILANIPGRGIFHLSILSMPPVAHRSKCGSMPIPRNVQGMITYVGDVLDPVTRTMQLRLELPNPDGRLKPEMFATIRLFSEAQPDRLAVPETALQRDQGRTFVFVVIIFAMMMGIGGVYAFRTIPIDAFPDVTSVLVQVVTKAPGLSPTEVERLVTYPIELQLAGVPRPHRNALLTKVGLSLITIVFDDSMDINVARQLVLERLLEVEELLPSGAEPMLAPNSTGLGEVFQYYLEDRRGSAMNQEAEHQSLIEQRTIQDWVIRPILKGTPEVIDVNSMGGFVKQYQVLVEPGLLRKYGLTLREVFDAVARNNANAGGNILEKHDEKYIVRGIGLIRSLSDIERIVVKETGGTPVYISDVAHVVIDHAVRHGATVLNGEREVVSGIVLMLRGGNARDVIEGLKGRIDDIHAKNLLPNGWRIVPFYDRIELITAALNTVYKSLAEGVALVVVVLFLFLGNLRSALIVVGTLVLAPLATFIVMGQIGLTANLMSLGGLAIAIGMIVDGSVVVVENVYRHLSHHSAAAIPRLQLVTQAVKEVGQPVVFGILIIILVFLPLLSLHGMEGKMFKPLAYTIMIALLVSLVLSLTLSPVLCSLALKQGSEEDPWIVRQAKRLYAPSLRWALGHRIVVLALAVGALVGALALVPFLGSEFIPILNEGSLAPQTIRLPSVSLPASIEIEKRMQQAIMEFPEVEMVVSKIGRTELGNDPQEPNESDPVVRLRPLDQWTTAKTRPELVQKFRERLTSVAGATFLISQPIQQRVDELISGVRTEATVKLFGDDLEILRDKAQEIAEVLETVRGVRDIKVEQLFGQPYLTIDVDRGKIARHGINVSDVREIITTAIGGEVATRVYEGQQRFDLILRFPEQYRDSVEAISNIRVSDHAGALIPLADLGTVELEEGPGRISREQLQRYVSIGFNTLGRDIGSLVAEAQQKIEQRVDLPIGYKVTWGGSFENMERAMAKLQIIVPITIGLIFLLLYSTFNSLRQATLIILNLPFAMIGGVVALWLTGEYLSVPASVGFINLFGVAVLNGIVLVSYMNKLRDDGHSLDEAVTSGALLRLRPVLMTALVALLGLVPLAFAQGIGSEVQRPLEIVVIGGLVSSTLLTLIMLPVLYRWLEEGSQGTTPEGDPQGGVTGDSPESPFETPQGTQEPRRSHQPGSLPST; from the coding sequence TTGTTGGAAGAAAAGGTCATAGGAGAAGCGGAACTGCAGCGTCGTCATGCGGAATTGTTGAGTATCCAGGCTGAAGCCAATGAGTCGCGTGATCGACTGAAGCTGCTGGGCATGAGCGTCGACGAATTGCGTCGGCTCGACCGGAGTCGTGAGATTCGGTCTGTGGTGCCGATCGTGGCGCCATTCGCCGGTCGCATCATCGGGCGCAATCTGACGCGTGGCGAAGTCGTCGAGACGACGGAGAATTTGTTTGTCATTGCGGATCTCTCGGAAGTCTGGATTCTCGCCAATATCCCCGGGAGAGGGATATTCCATTTGTCCATTCTATCCATGCCTCCGGTGGCACACAGGTCGAAGTGCGGATCAATGCCTATCCCAAGAAACGTTCAAGGCATGATCACGTACGTGGGAGATGTGCTGGATCCCGTGACGCGCACGATGCAACTGAGGCTTGAATTGCCGAATCCAGACGGACGGCTCAAGCCCGAAATGTTCGCGACCATTCGGCTGTTTTCAGAGGCGCAGCCAGATCGATTGGCGGTGCCGGAGACTGCCTTGCAACGCGATCAAGGCCGCACCTTCGTCTTCGTCGTCATCATCTTTGCGATGATGATGGGGATCGGAGGAGTGTACGCGTTTCGAACCATCCCCATCGACGCCTTCCCCGATGTGACCAGCGTGTTGGTCCAGGTGGTGACGAAGGCTCCAGGTCTCTCGCCGACTGAGGTCGAGCGCTTGGTCACGTACCCGATCGAGCTTCAACTCGCAGGTGTGCCTCGCCCTCACAGAAATGCGCTCCTGACAAAGGTCGGGCTGTCGCTCATTACGATTGTCTTTGATGATTCGATGGATATTAACGTCGCTCGACAGTTGGTGCTCGAGCGGTTGCTCGAAGTCGAGGAGCTCCTTCCGTCAGGGGCCGAACCTATGCTGGCACCGAATAGTACCGGGCTGGGCGAGGTGTTCCAGTATTATTTGGAGGACAGACGCGGATCGGCGATGAACCAGGAAGCTGAGCACCAGAGTTTGATCGAACAGCGAACGATTCAAGATTGGGTCATTCGTCCCATTCTGAAAGGCACGCCGGAAGTCATCGACGTCAATTCCATGGGTGGCTTCGTCAAACAATATCAGGTGTTGGTCGAGCCTGGTCTGCTTCGAAAATATGGCCTGACTCTCAGAGAAGTCTTTGACGCCGTGGCGAGAAATAACGCCAATGCCGGCGGCAATATTCTGGAAAAGCATGACGAAAAATATATTGTGCGTGGGATCGGGCTGATTCGCTCCCTGAGTGACATCGAACGCATCGTCGTCAAGGAAACCGGTGGCACTCCGGTCTACATCTCTGATGTGGCCCACGTGGTGATCGACCATGCGGTGAGACATGGGGCCACGGTGCTGAACGGAGAGCGTGAGGTCGTGAGCGGGATCGTGCTGATGTTACGGGGCGGCAACGCTCGAGATGTTATCGAAGGTCTTAAAGGACGGATCGACGACATTCATGCCAAGAACTTGCTTCCGAATGGATGGCGGATCGTCCCGTTTTATGACCGCATCGAGCTGATCACGGCCGCACTGAATACCGTCTATAAGTCGCTGGCGGAAGGCGTGGCGCTCGTCGTCGTGGTGTTGTTCCTCTTCCTTGGGAATTTGCGCAGCGCGCTGATCGTCGTCGGGACCTTGGTGTTGGCGCCGCTGGCCACATTTATTGTCATGGGGCAAATCGGGCTGACGGCCAACTTGATGTCTCTTGGAGGATTGGCCATCGCGATCGGCATGATTGTGGATGGGTCAGTCGTCGTCGTCGAAAACGTGTACCGCCATCTCTCGCACCATTCGGCTGCCGCAATACCAAGGCTTCAGCTCGTCACGCAAGCGGTGAAAGAAGTCGGACAGCCGGTCGTCTTTGGGATTCTGATCATTATCTTGGTGTTTCTCCCGCTCCTCTCGCTTCACGGGATGGAGGGCAAGATGTTCAAGCCACTTGCCTATACCATCATGATCGCGCTGCTGGTCTCTCTTGTGTTATCGCTCACGCTGTCGCCGGTGCTCTGCTCGTTGGCACTCAAACAGGGGAGTGAGGAGGATCCGTGGATCGTCCGACAAGCGAAGCGGCTCTATGCGCCGTCCCTTCGATGGGCGCTTGGACACCGGATCGTGGTGTTGGCTTTGGCTGTCGGAGCTTTGGTCGGAGCATTGGCCTTAGTGCCGTTTCTGGGAAGCGAATTTATCCCGATTCTAAATGAAGGGTCACTGGCTCCACAAACCATTCGTCTTCCGAGCGTGTCGTTGCCGGCGTCGATTGAGATCGAGAAACGTATGCAGCAAGCGATTATGGAGTTTCCAGAAGTAGAGATGGTGGTCTCGAAAATCGGCCGAACGGAATTGGGAAATGATCCACAGGAGCCGAATGAGAGCGATCCGGTCGTCCGGCTTCGGCCGCTGGACCAATGGACGACGGCAAAGACGAGGCCGGAGCTTGTTCAAAAGTTCCGTGAACGCTTGACCAGTGTGGCCGGAGCGACGTTTCTTATCAGCCAACCGATCCAACAGCGGGTTGATGAGTTGATTTCCGGTGTGCGGACGGAAGCCACCGTCAAGCTGTTTGGTGATGATCTGGAGATCCTTCGAGACAAGGCACAGGAAATCGCTGAGGTGTTGGAAACCGTCCGAGGTGTGCGGGACATCAAAGTGGAGCAGTTATTTGGACAGCCGTATCTCACGATTGATGTCGATCGAGGCAAGATTGCCAGGCATGGGATCAATGTGTCCGATGTCCGAGAGATCATCACGACCGCGATTGGTGGTGAAGTGGCGACGCGCGTCTATGAAGGACAGCAGCGGTTCGATCTCATTCTACGGTTTCCAGAACAGTATCGGGACAGTGTGGAAGCGATCAGCAATATTCGGGTGAGCGATCATGCCGGTGCCTTGATCCCTCTGGCGGACTTAGGCACTGTGGAGTTGGAAGAGGGGCCTGGGCGTATCAGTCGCGAGCAGCTTCAGCGGTATGTGTCGATCGGGTTCAACACATTGGGACGAGATATCGGCAGTCTGGTTGCGGAGGCGCAGCAGAAAATCGAGCAGCGTGTAGATCTTCCCATCGGGTACAAAGTGACATGGGGCGGCTCGTTTGAGAATATGGAACGAGCCATGGCCAAACTGCAAATCATTGTTCCGATCACGATTGGATTGATCTTCCTGTTGCTCTACTCGACCTTCAATTCCCTCCGTCAGGCGACCCTGATCATCTTGAACTTACCGTTTGCCATGATCGGTGGAGTGGTGGCGCTGTGGCTGACGGGAGAATATCTGAGCGTGCCGGCATCCGTCGGTTTTATCAACCTGTTCGGTGTGGCTGTGCTGAACGGCATCGTGCTGGTCTCCTACATGAACAAACTTCGCGACGATGGCCATAGCCTGGATGAAGCGGTGACGTCGGGGGCACTCCTGCGGTTACGCCCCGTACTGATGACTGCGTTGGTTGCGTTGTTGGGTCTTGTCCCACTGGCATTTGCGCAGGGAATCGGGTCCGAAGTGCAGCGGCCGCTCGAAATCGTCGTCATCGGCGGCCTTGTGAGCTCGACGTTGCTGACGCTGATCATGCTGCCGGTACTCTATCGCTGGCTGGAAGAGGGTTCGCAAGGGACGACGCCCGAGGGTGATCCGCAAGGAGGCGTAACCGGTGACTCGCCTGAGTCACCCTTCGAGACGCCTCAGGGGACCCAGGAGCCTCGACGCTCCCACCAACCAGGCAGCCTGCCGTCGACGTGA
- a CDS encoding efflux RND transporter periplasmic adaptor subunit: MRNLFNLLRESSLCISRGFCGLLFGLATMNAGCDGTPSDVVASKSTADVVTPGLITLSAEESSRVGLVVQPAALSDFRTHRDFPAIVQPNQRNMAEITTLVRGRVVDVYGDLGQEVKANAPLAILYSSELGLAQSATSSSGETPRCGTSLWTGKILVGRKGHRRSGTAASSCGIVEYPG; the protein is encoded by the coding sequence GTGAGGAATCTGTTCAATTTATTGCGAGAGTCGTCACTGTGTATCAGCCGAGGATTCTGTGGGTTGCTCTTTGGTCTGGCGACGATGAACGCAGGCTGTGATGGGACGCCGAGTGACGTGGTGGCCAGTAAGTCGACCGCTGACGTCGTGACACCAGGGCTTATCACGCTGTCGGCAGAGGAGTCGTCACGAGTGGGGCTTGTCGTCCAACCGGCGGCACTCAGCGACTTTCGAACGCATCGGGATTTCCCTGCGATCGTTCAGCCCAATCAACGGAATATGGCGGAGATTACGACGTTGGTTCGCGGGCGAGTCGTCGATGTGTATGGTGACCTTGGCCAAGAAGTCAAGGCGAATGCCCCGCTGGCGATTTTATACAGTAGTGAATTGGGCCTCGCGCAGTCGGCAACATCGAGCTCAGGCGAAACTCCACGTTGCGGAACAAGCCTATGGACGGGCAAAATTCTTGTTGGAAGAAAAGGTCATAGGAGAAGCGGAACTGCAGCGTCGTCATGCGGAATTGTTGAGTATCCAGGCTGA
- a CDS encoding TolC family protein: protein MALVFALVWGMNIALGVGMAFAEPVAQVYSLDMIVDLALTKNPVVSLAEGNIEQQKGQQTAAGAYPNPVVTGFGGRGMLRDTSRVSGGTSPDPQALSEYNVTVGQPVEWPALRAARQQVADLGFATANVGLLETRLNLSSQVKAAFYDLLLAQQGANIARQNLDTVEGVARIVKARVTSGEAPQFESIKAEVEVLKARQQLARADNVVRISRVVVDTLTGGALGATYTVQGEFRMVPRDLQIEGLMVRMMDQHPTIQRLLRSVERSDWKIEFERQARVPTVTVSGSYWRELGREAFQGGLSVPMPLWYRRQGEIAASLGAKRREEAELLRTRNELGRAVYQHYQDVRTTAELIEVFDKGLLKQAQEALRLAQFSFQQGASSLLEVLDAQRVERQILLDYAEARHALSVSLARLEQAVGGAL, encoded by the coding sequence ATGGCATTGGTATTTGCTCTGGTGTGGGGGATGAACATCGCGCTTGGCGTGGGGATGGCTTTTGCCGAGCCTGTGGCGCAGGTGTATAGTCTGGACATGATTGTCGATCTGGCCTTGACGAAGAACCCCGTCGTGTCGTTGGCAGAAGGAAACATCGAGCAACAAAAGGGTCAGCAGACGGCGGCTGGTGCCTATCCCAACCCTGTCGTCACCGGCTTCGGCGGCCGTGGGATGCTTCGAGATACCTCCCGAGTGAGTGGTGGGACGAGTCCCGATCCCCAAGCACTGTCGGAATACAATGTGACGGTCGGGCAACCCGTTGAATGGCCTGCACTGCGCGCCGCTCGTCAGCAGGTTGCAGATCTTGGCTTTGCGACGGCCAACGTGGGCTTGTTGGAGACTCGACTGAATTTGTCGTCTCAGGTCAAGGCTGCGTTTTACGACTTGTTGTTGGCACAGCAGGGGGCCAACATTGCGCGACAAAATCTTGATACCGTCGAAGGCGTGGCACGGATCGTCAAGGCGCGGGTCACATCAGGCGAGGCCCCTCAATTTGAGTCCATCAAGGCAGAGGTGGAAGTCCTGAAAGCCCGGCAGCAGCTCGCACGTGCAGACAATGTCGTTCGCATCAGCCGTGTCGTTGTTGACACCTTAACAGGCGGTGCGCTTGGGGCGACGTATACGGTCCAGGGCGAGTTTAGGATGGTCCCGCGTGATTTACAGATCGAAGGGCTCATGGTCCGCATGATGGACCAGCATCCGACCATTCAACGTCTGCTGAGGTCAGTGGAGCGATCGGACTGGAAGATCGAGTTTGAACGCCAGGCACGGGTGCCGACTGTGACCGTCAGCGGGAGTTATTGGCGTGAGCTGGGGCGTGAAGCGTTTCAAGGGGGACTCTCCGTTCCCATGCCGCTGTGGTATCGACGTCAGGGAGAAATTGCAGCGTCGTTAGGGGCTAAGCGCCGTGAGGAGGCTGAGTTGCTCAGGACGCGTAATGAACTGGGGCGGGCTGTCTATCAACATTATCAGGATGTTCGCACCACGGCTGAGTTGATCGAGGTCTTTGATAAGGGGTTGCTCAAACAAGCTCAGGAGGCGCTGAGGCTTGCGCAGTTCAGCTTTCAGCAAGGGGCGTCGAGCCTGCTGGAAGTGCTCGATGCGCAACGTGTGGAACGACAAATACTATTGGACTATGCCGAGGCGAGGCATGCCCTCTCCGTCTCACTCGCGCGTCTTGAGCAAGCCGTAGGGGGAGCATTGTGA
- a CDS encoding RNA methyltransferase, which yields MDATTHLRALTRSQGTLIRRLLREKNVRSQEGAFVVEGTKSCLDLISRHVGAIESLVLSPHYLRTETDAERHVRSQLPASQFVCPDSAFEKLTDVERPQGILAVVRQPRWDEAQVFNRTTVLGIYADRLQDPANVGAIIRTAAALGLSGVWLSAECADPFGPKVVRAAAGSIVNIPIFWGREIRTFSTYRCEIYSAVLPSAGIVSLRNIQKIPSRLVIALGNEGAGLAPDVVAASPVKFSIPLADGMESLNVAATAAISAFYFSGLPFDSVTG from the coding sequence GTGGATGCAACGACGCATCTCCGGGCCCTCACTCGCTCTCAGGGCACTCTCATCCGTCGGCTTCTTCGTGAGAAGAACGTCAGATCACAAGAGGGGGCGTTTGTTGTCGAAGGGACCAAATCCTGCCTGGACCTCATTTCGCGACACGTCGGTGCCATCGAGAGCCTGGTCCTCTCCCCACATTATCTCCGTACCGAGACCGATGCTGAGCGGCACGTACGGTCTCAATTGCCCGCATCTCAGTTTGTGTGTCCGGACAGTGCATTTGAGAAGCTGACTGATGTGGAAAGGCCGCAAGGGATACTCGCGGTCGTTCGACAGCCACGATGGGACGAAGCGCAGGTTTTCAACCGGACGACGGTACTCGGAATCTATGCTGATCGGCTTCAAGATCCGGCGAACGTCGGGGCGATCATTAGAACGGCCGCGGCGCTGGGTCTTTCTGGAGTATGGTTAAGTGCAGAGTGTGCCGATCCCTTCGGCCCGAAAGTTGTCCGTGCCGCAGCCGGTTCGATCGTAAATATCCCGATTTTTTGGGGGCGGGAGATTCGGACATTTTCCACGTATAGATGTGAAATTTACTCGGCGGTCCTCCCATCGGCTGGTATAGTCTCACTCAGGAACATTCAAAAGATTCCGAGCCGCCTCGTGATCGCCCTCGGCAACGAGGGTGCGGGGCTGGCGCCGGACGTCGTCGCGGCATCTCCCGTCAAATTTTCTATTCCACTCGCCGATGGGATGGAGTCTCTCAATGTCGCTGCCACGGCGGCGATCTCGGCATTTTATTTTAGCGGACTGCCGTTTGATTCCGTGACGGGATAA
- a CDS encoding helix-turn-helix transcriptional regulator, whose translation MSIGLRIQSWRHSKNQSVELLSDAAGIPTSLLEQIESGQMDPTAETIQALARALHIPPPWLFDEPQSFTHLFTDADEGEAPDPSHIDPVTDRILAASRADRSLYVLLTTLMQAGDPKLLRAAEMSLRSLVKQSRQATVPWQQRPSGHFEPPSD comes from the coding sequence ATGTCGATCGGTCTACGCATCCAGAGTTGGAGGCACTCAAAAAATCAGTCTGTCGAGTTATTATCAGACGCGGCTGGCATTCCCACCTCTCTTCTTGAACAAATCGAATCAGGCCAAATGGACCCCACAGCAGAGACGATCCAAGCCCTCGCCAGAGCGCTTCATATCCCTCCACCGTGGTTGTTTGATGAGCCGCAATCCTTTACACACCTGTTCACCGACGCAGACGAGGGTGAAGCGCCGGACCCTTCGCACATCGATCCGGTAACCGATCGCATCCTCGCCGCATCACGAGCCGATCGATCGCTCTATGTTCTGTTAACAACGCTCATGCAGGCCGGGGATCCAAAACTCCTCCGTGCCGCTGAAATGAGTCTCCGCAGTTTGGTGAAGCAGTCTCGCCAGGCCACCGTGCCCTGGCAACAACGCCCCTCCGGACATTTTGAGCCGCCGAGCGACTAA